ATATCCACCTGATGGATGCCGTCTATGTTTATCCAGGTAACGACGTCCTGGTCCCCGTCAAAGCAATCTTCAACCTTTTCGACTACCTTTTCCTCAAACCTGTCCCGATTGTACTTTATCAGGGTGATCTTTGGTCTTTCAGCCTTCCTGTCACCCACATGTACAATAGAACCAGGGACAAGGCCGGCTTTTTTAGAATATCCGCTGAGCAGTTTTTTCATTGATACCGCCTGCTTTTTCCATTTTCCCGATAAGCTCTGTTTTACTCAGCTTTTTGCATCCATATAGGTCTTCACGGTCTTCCCGGCTATACTGTCCCAGTTATATTTTTCCCGGAGTTGTTCTCTTCCGGCTTTACCAAGTTCTCCGTCATCGTAGTTATCAAGTACGTGATTGATACCCCAGGCGATGGATTCAGGGTTCTTGTAGACCGTGATGCCTGTCCTGAAGTTGTCCACCAGTTCAACGGCATCTGTTGCGACAATGTTCTTGCTGGCGTCCCAGGCTTCCAGAAGAACGATACCAAATGGCTCATTGCGGCTTGGCACACACATGATATTACAGGCATTGACCCATTCTTTTTTGACATCATCACTTGCATAACCCAGGAAATGGCAACTATCACTGACTCCGAGACTGGCCGCAAGATTTTCGCATACCGGTCTCATTTCCCCTTCTCCTATCAATACAAATTGGATATCCCACCTGTTCTTGAGTACTCTGGGTATTGCCTGTACCAGAAGATCAGGACCTTTCTGGTAGTTCATACGTCCTACGAAGAGAACCACAGGAGCACAGGGGTGTATCCCGTAACCGGATTTGACCTTACCGGAATCAACTTCCATTCTCATATGGTTCTCATAGAGACCGTTGGGAATGATATCCATCTTGTAATCCGGTATCTGGTAGAGGTGCTGTATCTCTGCTTTGAGGGCCTCGGATGTAACTATGACCCTGGCGGACTCATAACCTCCTCTCCATTCCCTGTGGCTGATCTCCATGGCCTCCCACCAGTTTCCGTGAACATTACCGTTCCTGCCCCATTCGGTACTGTGGTATGTGATAACGAAAGGAATACCAAGATCCTCTTTTATTCTTGTGACCACGTTCACAGGATGCCAGTCGTGTACATGTACGATATCAAAACTGCCAAATTCCGTAACACTATCGATGAATGTGTAATACATCGCATCACACATACTGTCCATCTGCTGTACCAGATCACCGTTGAGGGAATGGTTCACACGATGGTAATGAACACCGTTAACGATCTCATAGGGAGGCATATCCCGGTTACGGGTATATATGTGGACCTCGTCGCCTCTTAAGGCAAGCGCTTCTGCAAGCTCCGATACGTGTGGAGCAAGTCCCCCTACCTTTATCGAGTAAAGGCTTTCCCATGAAAACATCGCAATTCTAAGTTTTTCCATAAATGACCTCCCTGAATAATCAATTTCATCCCTGTCCGTTAATTTCTGATGCCGGCTCAGGGTGTTAGCTTCTATGTATTTCCTTCCCTTTAAAGCCTGCAGCAATCGATGTGAATGTCCGACTCCCGCTCTATCTTTTTTTCTCTATATTGTCGATGGTATATGAGAATATCTGAAAAGCCCTGCAAGGATACTGTTTTGAAATCAGGATATAATACGGAGAAAAGCTTTTAATCAATACTATCGTAAACCTCCTATCTTTAAATAAGCATGCAGGCAGAGTCCTATGGCAGAGCCAATCCTTGATATTTTAAACTTTGATAACATTATTTCTCTAGCGGTCAAGACCCTGGCTGTTATATTTCTGATAGTTATTTTCAATTCTTTTCTCGGTATAATTACTCAAAGCCTGCTTCGTAAGGCAAAGACCAAGAAGCAAATATCCAATGTAGAGATATTCAGCCAGATCTTCAAGTATATCTTTATCCTTCTCGTGGTCGTTTTTGCAGTGCTCTCATATTCCGGTGCATGGTCTGGCTTTGGTATTTTCCTTGGTCTGCTTTCTGCAGCAATCGGTTTTGCACTTCAGAAACCCATTACCGGGATTGCTGCATGGATGATGGTAGTGGCCAAGAGGCCCTTTGACATAGGAGACAGGATATTCCTTGGAGATATCAAGGGAGATGTGACCGATATTACCCTCACTCACATACATATTGCCGAGATAGGCGGTATTATCGATGGGGAGGAGAGCTCCGGGAGAATCGTGCTTGTTCCCAACTCACTGATGTTTGAAAAGAATATCATCAATTACACATATAATCATGATTTTGTCTTTGATAGTGTAATAACCACTGTCACCTATGAGAGTAATCTGGACCATGCCATTGAGATTGTACGGGAATCCGCACGTACAAAACTCGGTAAATTTATAGCCAGAAGCCCGTCTGAACCCCGGATAAGACTTGATTTTATGCCAAGTGGTATTGATGTGCAGGTCAAGTATTTCTCTCCCTCGCGTGAGCTCCACGAGTACTCCAGCAGGATAACAAAAGAGATATTCGACAGGATAAACGAAGCACCTGATGTGGAAATAGCCTATCCTCATACGGAAGTGGTGTTCAGGCGCAAGGCCTGAAGTTCACCATCCGAACACTTTAGTCACAGTGGTCGAGCCCCTTCTGATGAAATATTTCCTGAGCTCGTCCGCCACAAACAACAATACCGCAAACGGCACGGCCAGCAGGACAAACTCCAGTGGAACAGGTGTGGTGTTGAATATTGCATTAACAAATGGCTGGTACATAATAAAGGCAAGTATCAGCAACTCACTGGCAATACCAAGTAGCACCATTTTATTACTCAGCAGGCCTTTTGTGAAAACAGACTGCCTCCTGGTTCTGGAAGTAAATACATTCGCTATCTGACAGATAATGACCGCGGCAAAGAAAGCCGTTATGGCCTGCCTGTATAGCGGATCAGAGAAAGCGAGCTGCTGTCCCCATACCCATCCGCCACTGAACAGGACTGCAAAATAACATGCAAAACCTGCGGCTGCTTCGATCGGTCCTTTGAGGCCGTAGGACGTGATCAGTACCTGCGGTGTCAGCAGTTTCTCATCACTGGAACGTGGCGGTCGTTTCATGATATCGCCCTCTCCTTTTTCAATTGCAAGCGCGATGGCAGGCAGTATGTCGGTACCAAGGTCGATTGCAAGTATCAGCTGCACGTTCATCGGAAGGGGTATTGCAAGCAGCACGAAGGCTATAAAGGGCAGTATCTCAGGTATGTTACTTGTCAGGATATAGGCGATGAATTTCTTGATATTATCGAAGACAGTACGTCCTTCTTCCACTGCATTGACAATGGTTGCAAAGTTGTCGTCAAGCAGTATCATGTCCGCAGATTCCTTTGCAACATCCGTACCGCTTCCCATGGCAACACCCATGTCCGCATTCTTTATGGCAGGTGCATCGTTCACACCATCCCCTGTCATGGTCACGGTCTCGCCTGCCGACTGGAATGCTCTTACTATCTTGAGTTTCTGCAGAGGAGAGGTACGGGCAAATATTATGCTCTTTGCATCGAGCTTTTGCTTCAACTCGGCAGGTTCCATCTTTTCGAGTTCAGGACCGGTTATCAATATAGGCTCTCGATCTTCACTGTTAAGACCCACTAGATTGGATACGGAAGTTGCAGTAACCGGGTGGTCGCCTGTAATCATTACTACTTTGACCCCTGCACGGTAACATCTTTTTATAGCTTCTGCTGCTTCAGGTCTTGCGGGGTCGAGAGCACCGGAGAATCCCAGGAAGATGAACTTATCTTCATACTCTTTTACTTCATTTACATCCCGGTATGCATATGCAAGTACTCTTTCTCCTCTCTCGGCCATTTTGAGATACTCTTCTTCCAACTCATCTTTTCTCTGGGAAGTAAGTTCATGCTCCTCTCCTTCAACCATCATGCGGTCGCACATTTCAAGTACTACCTCAGGTGCACCCTTAAGGTAGGAATCCATATCATCTTCGGGAGTTCTGCATATAACCTGCATTCTCTTCACACGAGAATCAAAGGGGTACTCTACCAGCCGAGGATATCTGTCCTGTACCTGTTTTATGTCCTTGAATCTGTCTGCATAGACCAGCAGTGACCCTTCGGTCGGGTCTCCTCTGTATCCTGGTGATTCCTCTGACAGGCGTGAGTTGTTGCACACGGTGGCAACACGCAGGAGCAACTCCGGGGGTTTTTCATCATCCTGTACATCGATATATCCGTTACCGGTGTAAACCGAATGCACTGCCATCTTGTTCTGTGTAAGTGTCCCGGTCTTATCCGTACATATTACCGTAGTTGATCCGAGTGTCTCTACGGATTCAAGCTGTTTTATCAGGGCATTGCGTTTTGCCATTCTTTTGGATGCAAGGCTCAAGGCAAGCGTTACTGTGGGAAGAAGTCCTTCGGGGACGTTTGCCACGATTATCCCGATGGCAAAGATAAGGTTTGCAAGGAAAGTATCCTGTATAAGGAAGCCCACTATAAAGAAGACGATTCCCAGGAAAATAGCTATTGCAGATATTATCTTGACAAAACGGTTGAGCTCTTTGCGTATGGGTGTCTCGACCGACACGGTCTCTTCGGTCAGCAGGGAGAGTTTTCCTATCTGCGTATCGGAACCTGTGCTGAAGATAACAGCCTCTCCGTTACCCGTCTGCACAAGTGTACTGGAGAAAACCATATTCCTGCATTCAAGCATGTCCTCATGCGTACATTCCAGGGCTCTGAGCTGGGGTTCTGCCTCACCTGTGATGGGTGAGTTATCGACTTTCAGGGTGTTCTGCTCTATGAGTCTGGCATCGGCAGGAACCTTGTCCCCTTCCTCAAGGTATATCACGTCCCCTGGTACAAGTTCGGAAGCAGGTAGCTCCACGATCTCTCCGTCACGCTTAACCCTTGCAGTGGGTGCCATGAGGCTCTGGAAACTTTCCATTATCTTCTGTGCCTGATATTCCTGGATGAATGTAAAAGTGGAGTTAAGTATGACAACTCCCAGAAGTGCTATGGCGATGAAGATATTGCCCTGTCCGGGATCCAGGTATTCAGCTGTAAATGAAAGTGCGGAACCAAAAAGAAGCAGTATTGCAAAGAAGTTCTTATACTGTCTCAGATACTTCTTAAGAGGCGTTTCCTTCTCTTTTTTCTGAAGGATATTTCCTCCGCAGACTTCTTTTCTTCTTGCTGCCTCTTCTGAAGAAAGCCCTTCAGCTCCTGTGTTCAGTCTATCCAGGAACTCATCGATCTTTATGCTGTGTTCGTCACCACTGGAAGTACACTGAAAGTTCTCACCTTCTCCTTCTGATGCCATTTACCCGTGACCCCAATGAAATAATGCATGGCTTCAATATAAGTATTGTTCTAAGGTACGGGTGGAATGATCAGAGGCTGCTGAACGAGAGGTAAAGATTCCATACTCCTATTGCAATGAAGTTTACTGCGAGTCCTGCAAGTAAAAGACCCATGAGCCTGGTGAAAACCAGCATACCGGTATACCCCAGTACCTTGTAGATCCTCCTTGAGAAATGGAACAGTGTCAGGCTTATACCAAATGTGATCAGTATGGACAGGATCACACTAAAGCTCTGGATTGTCGATTCGGCACTTCCCATTAACACTATTATAGTAGTGATGGTACCGGGACCTGTAAGAAGTGGCAAAGCAATGAGGAATATCCATATGTCGCTACGGTCCATTGATTTGTCTATCTCGTCCTCTGTAATACTTTCACTGGAAACCCTACCCAGTATCATATCAAGTGCTACGATGAACAGCAGGATCCCACCGGCCACTCTCAGAGAGTCTATGGTGATACCAAAAAAATCCAGTATCATCTCTCCCGTAAGTGCAAAGGATATAGCTATCACACTGGCAAGAGCGGCTGATTTGTTTGCAACGGCATTCTTTTCTTCGAAAGTAAGGTTGTTTGTCAGTGACACAAAGGTCACAACTCCTCCCAGAGGGCTGACAATTGCAAACAAAGAAGCGAATGCAGTTATGAAAAAGGTTAAACTATCCAACGGTTACCTCCTGTAACCATTATCAACTATCAGAGGGATACATAACGTTTTTGGTGTTACATCTTAAATTGGGAGTCATATCTATCCTTATTAATACTTACTTTTCATCATGATTTTGAGTCTTTCTATCAGGTATAACTGCATTTGCTTTTTCTCTTAAGCTGGCTATAGATATTGAATATGTCTGTAAATCAAACAGAGTTGTATTATTGATTTACTGTTGAATGATATTAAATAGATACTTTTATATATGATGTTTCATATTTACGCCCTGAGCCAGTGTAGGAAAAATAATACCCTGGTATTAGTGGCATGGGGTCTATATCCATAAAACTACCTCCTTCAAAACCTCATACCGCTAATAGCGGCTCCGGTCTCCACCCGGAGCCCAATTTTGATCCAAAATTAGCTCATTCTTTTTTTAAGTGACCATGCGGTGTAAGCCAATGCCATATTCATTGCTGAAAAGAACATTGACAGTATCGAAAAGCCAAGCAGGTATATGTTATATCTGAATATTTCTGATGCCGCATAAGGTGTGCTGTCATATAGAACAAAAACCAGGCTGTTTGCAAGAATAAGTATCATAAGCATTACAGGAAGTCCCCTGGCAGCACCTTTAAGGTCTGCCCGGCTCAGGGCTATATGGGCAGATACTCCCAGTGCCAGGAATATGTAGATCCAGAACATTGGGTTGCCAAGGTTTGCAGGATCGAGCATGTTTGCTATGAGATTGCTCATGAGCTCGAGCGAAGCCGGCAAGACAGATAAGAATGGACGGGAATCCCCGGTGAAAGCTGAAAGCTGGCCGGAAAAGCTGCTGAACAGCTCTGGTAGTAATATATACATACTTAGGATAAGGAAGATATTCCCGCTAAGTATGGGACCTATTCCAATGAAGAAGTTGCCCATACTCTGGAAAAGGCTGCTCCTGTCATAACTATGCTGTACATATCCCAGGGTCCCGTCATCTGATCTTATGTCAAGAAGCTTTACTTTACGGACCTTGTGTCCGAACAACCAGCACATGAGTAAATGTCCGACCTCATGTACAGGCACTCCGATCCATGCTGTCAGTAAAAGTGCCTTCCTTCCGAAACTTCGCTGCAGATAGCTATTTGAAAGTTGTTCCATCTGTCCAAGCAGAAGTCCTATCAAGAGTACAGGTCCGGTAAAAGCCAGCAGTTCCAGCAGACTCAAACGGATTATCATACTGATCTCCTGTATCATGCCATCTCTCCTGCGCTGCAGACCTGAACTGATTGGTTTTTACGGATAAGTACTTATTCGATGAACATAGGATAATTCTTTGATGCGGGTGTATGTGGGAGGTAAAGCTGGAACGAATAGTTCTTTCCTCTTAATCGGTTTAGCCCTCCGCATATTATCTGAAGGTGATATAAATGGATGAGAAAAGAGATATGAGAAAACAGCTTGAAGGTCAATTTCGAGAGCTACGTGATAGTATTACAAAGAATGTCAGAGACCTTGAACTTGAAAAGGAATTTGACAAACAGACAAAAGAGATCACGGATTATGTGGACCAGAATATCAGAAAGCTCAGAAGCAGCATGAAAGAAACTGAAGCAAAAGAAGCTCCTTATATAACAATGCCATTGATAGGGGATCCTGCTCCTTCCTTTACTGCTGTCACCACAGCAGGTGAGATCAACTTCCCAAAGGACTACAGGGATAAGTGGGTTGTCCTTTTCAGTCATCCTGCTGATTTCACGCCGGTATGTACTACCGAGTTCATGACTTTTGCGAACATGCAGGATGAGTTCAAAGAGCTCAACTGTGAACTGATCGGATTGTCCATTGACAGCATTTATGCACACATTGCATGGCTGAGGACCATTAAAGAGAAGATCGAATACAAGGGAATGAAGGATATTGAGATCACCTTCCCGGTAATCGCCGATCTTAAGATGGAGGTTGCAAAGAAATTTGGTATGCTGCAACCAAATGCCTCGGACACCCAGGCTGTAAGAGCAGTATTTGTGATAGATCCCAAGGCAAAGATCAGAGCAATTCTCTATTATCCGCTCTCCAACGGAAGGAACATGGATGAGATCAAAAGGCTTGTGCAGGCACTGCAGAAGTCAGATGCAGAGGACATTGCAACCCCTGCAAACTGGCAACCGGGTGAGGATGTGATCATCCCACCGCCCGGATCATGTGGAACAGCAAAGGAAAGAGTAGAGTCGGAAGAAGAAGGCAAATACTGTCTTGACTGGTTCATGTGTTTCAAGAAAGGACAGTAAAAAAACAGGAAGGACTTTTTTGTCCTTTCTTCATTATTCGTATTCAAGCTGAAGACCACAACCCACTTCTTTCAGATCACAGACCTCTGACAATGCTATCTTCGATCCAAGGTCTGTACAATGACATGCATGAACTTCCCTGATGTTGAGTTTTTGGAAGTAGTCTATTATTCCTTTGATCTTTTTCTCAGGAGGATTGAGTAAATGGAAACCTCCTATAATGTCAGCTATCCTTTCTTCATCGCAAAGTTCCTTTGCATACTCAACGATATTGCAGATGCCTGAATGGGAGCAGCCTGTAACGATAACCAGACCCTTTTCTGTTATTATTGCAAGTGCGGTATCGTCAAGTAGATCGTCTTCGGTTTTCTTTCCACCGATATTGATCTTGCTTTCGAGTGGATCGTGTTCAAAATCAAATCTCCGGGGTATTTCCCCGAGAAATACCACATTCTCCGTTATCCACCGGGGTCCGTTGCTGAGCTGGAATTTGAAAACCTTTGAGAGCCTGTCAGGTGATATGAGGGTTCCTATCTCCTGCATTCCGGAATCTGTTCTGCTGTTGAATATCAATGGGTGAGCGATCAGGTCAGGTTCTGAATGGTCCAGTCCTTCCATCCTTGCTTCGGTGTATAATCTGATAAGAGGATCAAGTCCCCATGTATGGTCAAGGTGGGCGTGGGATAATACAATATGGTCAAGTCCCAGAATATCGATGTTCATCTTCTCTGCATTGCGGATAAATGCATCCGAGTATCCTGTATCAAAAAGTATCTTCTTTCCGTCTGCTTCTATAAAGTAGGAAACGGCAGGTTCGCCTGTTAAGTAACGATCAATCAGTGTATTGTTATCTACGAGCACGGTTAATTTCATGCCTGAAGATAAGGTCTGAATGATAAAAAAGTTTCATTTCAGGAAGATAGTGACCTGATGTCACTCTTCCTTCTCTTCCTCAAGTGCCTTGCTGACGATCTTCATGGCGCAGAGGTCACCGCACATGGAGCATGCTTCACTTCCGGTGTTCCTGCTGTCCCTTATTTTCGTAGCCTTCTCACCGTCGATTGCAAGCTCGAACTGTGTGTCCCAGTCAAGGTTCTTACGTGCATGTGCCATCTTGTTATCTACGGCCCTTGCACGTTCTTTCTGTCCTTCCTTTGTCAGGTCTGCCGCGTGGGCAGCAATTCTTGTAACTATGGTACCTTCACGGATGTCGTCCTTTGTCGGGAGTGCCAGATGTTCGGCAGGTGTTGTCATGCACAGGAAATCAGCCCCGCACATGCCTGCAAAAGTACCTCCGATGGCACCGGTGATATGGTCATATCCGGGGGCAATGTCGGTTACAAGAGGGCCTAGCAGGTAGAGAGGTGCGTCATCGCAGAGATTCTTCATGCCCTTCACGCTCAATTCGATCTCATCGATGGGTACATGTCCTGGACCTTCCACAAAGCACTGGATATTGGCTTCGCGTGTGCGTCTTACAAGTTCTCCAAGGGTGATGAACTCCATGAAGGAAGGTCCGTCGGATGCGTCATGAATACATCCGGGTCTCATACCGTCGCCAAGGCTGATTGCCATGTCATATTCCTTTGCGATCTCCAGCAGGTAATCATATTCCGCATAGAAAGGATTGTCCTCTCCGTTATGCAGCATCCAGGCAAGGGTAAATGATCCGCCACGGCTGACGATGTCAGTTATCCTGTTACCCTGCCTTATTCTCTTCATGGCATCCTGGTTCACTGCCGCGTGTATGGTGACAAAGTCGATACCATCCTTTGCATGTTTGCGTACTGCATTGAACATGTCATCAGATGTCATATCCACAACAGTCTTCTGCGTGGCTGCGGCCTGATAGATTGGAACCGAGCCTATGGGGATGTCCACTGCATCCATTATCTTCTTTCTTATAAGGTCAAGGTCCCCCCCGGTGGACAGGTCCATGAGCGCATCGGCGCCGAAGGCCTCTGCAGTCTTTGCTTTTTCCACTTCCTCCTCAATGTTAATGTAATCACGTGATGTACCAATATTGGCATTTATCTTGGTGCTTAGGTATTTTCCTATACCTACGACCCTGCAATCCCTGGCAGGGTTATTGGGGATACTTATGAGTCCCTTCGCAACACACGAGCAGATGGTCTTAGCATCAATGCCTTCATCCCTGGCAACGGCTCCCATCTGGGGTGTGATGATCCCTCGTTTTGCATCTTCCATTAATGTCATTAATTACTCCTTCGCTACTGCGTCTGTTATGGGCTGCAGATATTATCTGAGTATATATATATGTTTCACAAATGTGATGTAGATTATCATTGCGGCATGATTACTTTCACCCCGCAGGCTCAATTCTTATCTATAATCAATGCATAGGAGTCCAGCATGTCGATAGTCGTATTCACGGAAAAGAACAAAGCAGCAGCACAGATAGCTGGAATCCTGAGTGAGGGTGGTTTTAATCGTGCATCGATAGATGGCATTCCCGTGTACGACTTCAAAAAAAACGGGAAGGAATGGAGAATAATGGGGCTTTCCGGCCACATTATGGGATATGATTTTCCGCCGGAATACAGTAACTGGAGGGAATGCGATCCTGCTGTGCTCCTTGATACTGACCCTGTAAAGAATGTATTGAAGAAACCATATGCCACCGCGATATCCAGACTTGCGGGCCAGGCAGATGAACTCATCCTTGCATGTGACTTTGACAGGGAAGGGGAGAATATAGGTTTTGAGGCAAAGTCCATTGCGGAAAAGTCTTCCAGAGCTCCTGTGAAAAGGGCACGTTTCTCCTCACTGTCCGCAAGTGAGATCAAGAAGGCATTCGGCAACCTTGTGGAACCCAACGAAAATCTTGCAATGTCCGCTGAGGCACGTCAGATACTCGATCTTAAGATGGGTGCTGCCTTCACAAGATTCATGACGCTTTCTGTGCGGGAGCATGCACGGACAAAAGGAATAATTTCCATCGGTCCCTGTCAGACCCCGACCTGCGGATTTGTTTATGAACGTGAACGGCTGATACGTGATTTCAAAGCAAAGGATTTCTGGAAGATCGAAGGGATATTTTCCCACTCAGCAAAGGATTTCAAAGGGACTCATCGAGCCGGTAATATCACTGAGAAGGCAAAGGCCGACGAGATCTTCAAACGTATAAAGGACTGCAAGAAGGGAACCGTGGCAAAGAAGCGCGAGAAGGAGTCCGCAGTGAATCCTCCCTATCCGCTGAACACCACCGAGTTTCTCAAACGGGCTTCCAAGTACTTGGGTATAAGCCCTGAGACCGCCCTTGAGGTTGCAGAGCAGTTATATCTTGCAGGTTTTACGAGCTATCCCAGGACAGAGACGAACAAGTATGCCGATGATTTTGATTTTAAGACAATACTGGTGGGCTTTTCCTCGGGTGAGTTCAGAGAACAGGTAATGGATATACTTTCCCGGTCACAGATTAAAAGCAGGAATGGAACTAAGGACGGTCATGACCATCCTCCTATCTATCCTATCAGGGCCGCAGGCAGGCAGGAGATCGAGAAAAGTGTCAGGATGCCTGATGCCTGGAAGGTTTACGATCTCATTGTCCGACACTTCATTGCTAACCTGATGCCTCCTGCCATATTTGACAAGACCCGCCTTGAGGTACATGTCAGGGGTGAGATTTTCGATGCCACGGGTTCTATACTGAAGGATGCAGGCTGGCTTGCTGTATATCCATTCGAAAATAAGAATGATAAGCTTCTACCGAATTTGGAACTGAATGACGAGGTTGATGTTAAGAAATTAAGCAATACCAGGTCCAAGACAAGTCCTCCCAAGCGGCTTACAGAAGCCGAGCTTCTCACACTGATGGATAAGAACGGTATCGGTACCAAGGCAACAGCTCCGTCTCATATAGAAACCAATAAAAAACGCGGCTATTTCGAGACCAAGGGAAAAACAATTGCAATCCTGGATACGGGCTTTACTCTTATGGAATCACTGGATTCGAGTGTGCCGATACTTGTAAAACCTGATATCCGTGCTCGTATCGAAGCGCTGATACAGGATGTTGAGGACGGGAAGAAAAGCTTTGACAGCACATTGGAGGAAGGCTCACATCTCATAAGAGAAATGTACTCCCAGCTCAGGTCGGGTAAGGAACAGATAGTTACGAAACTGGCCGGAACGATAACTGATGAGAGTATTGCTGCGGATAAAAAGAATTTCGTGGGGGAATGTCCGGAGTGCGGGCGTATGCTTCGTATTGTAAGGACTGACAAAGGCAGGTTTGTTGGCTGCAGTGGATATCCCTCCTGCAAGAATACCTATCCTCTTCCGAAAAAAGGTGCTCTTAATGTACTGCGGTCAAAGCAGTGTGAAAAGGAAGGTGTTGCCGTGATCAAAGTCGGAAACAAGTACCACTGGTCTGTTGGCATGGGTCCGTGTTTTACATGCGATTCCGAAAAAAAGTGTTTCCCGCCTGAGGTGATCGGAACGTGTCCGAAATGTGATGGGTCAATGTTCATAATCACTACCAAGGATACAAGATTTCTGGCGTGTACTGAAAGGTGTGGCTATACCCAGTCCCTGCCAAAGGAAGGCAGGCTTACTGTTAAGGGAAAATGTAAGCATTGTGACTGGAAACA
The window above is part of the Methanolobus zinderi genome. Proteins encoded here:
- a CDS encoding DNA topoisomerase I, coding for MSIVVFTEKNKAAAQIAGILSEGGFNRASIDGIPVYDFKKNGKEWRIMGLSGHIMGYDFPPEYSNWRECDPAVLLDTDPVKNVLKKPYATAISRLAGQADELILACDFDREGENIGFEAKSIAEKSSRAPVKRARFSSLSASEIKKAFGNLVEPNENLAMSAEARQILDLKMGAAFTRFMTLSVREHARTKGIISIGPCQTPTCGFVYERERLIRDFKAKDFWKIEGIFSHSAKDFKGTHRAGNITEKAKADEIFKRIKDCKKGTVAKKREKESAVNPPYPLNTTEFLKRASKYLGISPETALEVAEQLYLAGFTSYPRTETNKYADDFDFKTILVGFSSGEFREQVMDILSRSQIKSRNGTKDGHDHPPIYPIRAAGRQEIEKSVRMPDAWKVYDLIVRHFIANLMPPAIFDKTRLEVHVRGEIFDATGSILKDAGWLAVYPFENKNDKLLPNLELNDEVDVKKLSNTRSKTSPPKRLTEAELLTLMDKNGIGTKATAPSHIETNKKRGYFETKGKTIAILDTGFTLMESLDSSVPILVKPDIRARIEALIQDVEDGKKSFDSTLEEGSHLIREMYSQLRSGKEQIVTKLAGTITDESIAADKKNFVGECPECGRMLRIVRTDKGRFVGCSGYPSCKNTYPLPKKGALNVLRSKQCEKEGVAVIKVGNKYHWSVGMGPCFTCDSEKKCFPPEVIGTCPKCDGSMFIITTKDTRFLACTERCGYTQSLPKEGRLTVKGKCKHCDWKQIRVKPKEKDANEFCINLRCSSRKSNSG